From the genome of Oryza glaberrima chromosome 1, OglaRS2, whole genome shotgun sequence:
CCACACAACCACCACGAGCAGTTCCATCAAGCTTTGTTAGGACGAATCCTGTGACTCCAACAACCTGGCATTAAGCCAACAGAGTTCGTTATatcttgatgaaaaaaaaaagaaaaatcaggaGTACCAAAATAACCAGGAAATGGTGATTACATCATTGAACTCCCTCGCTTGTTGTAGCATATTCAAGCCAGTCGTGCCATCCAGAACCAGCAAGATCTCCTGTTAAGCAAGGAATATATGCTAGTAGTTAATAACAATGAGAGCGCTATGAAGTATTAGAATCATAACCGTGCTTCTCTAAGCTTGCCCTCAAAAGTACTGCACATGCCAAAATGACCCAATCAACACAAAATCAAGTCCTTTGCATGTAAACACAGCATACATTAGGAGCACCCGGAAGGGCTTTAGCTATGACTTTCTTGCAGGAAACCAATTCTTCCATCAGACCATAATTTGTATGAAGTCCTGAAAAATAAGTGCTGAAACAAAGTCATTTCAACCAATCAGCAAATCACCAAACATATGCATATTCTGCTCTCAGTCACTAAAATAATCATACGTCCTGACGTGTCGCAAAGAACAAGATCAAATCCTTCACGCTTCCCGCGCTTCACTGCCTGCGAGAGAACTACCAAGCAAGTCAAATTAGATGAAACATAGAAGCTAACCTCCTTATGAGAACAGAGTGTGATCACAATGCTTGGCAGATCAAAAAATCATACCTGATGCAGGTTTTGCTTTCTTATCATTATCGATAACAATCTCTGAACCTGTTCTCTCTGCCCAAACTTCTAGCTGGTCACGAGCTGCTGCTCTGAAGGTATCACCTGCTGCCATCAATACCTATATTATTGTTGAAAGCATGAACATGAACTCATTATTTTGATCTATTGTACAATATTACATGTTCAGAGAATGTGGTGAGGCAATATGTACATAGCTGAATTCCCCATGCATCTAGCCTATAAACCAGGGTATGTCTAGAAAATAGCCTCACCTTCACTCCTTCATTCTTGAATCTGTAAGCAAGTTTTCCTACAAATACATAAAAAAGGAGTAAGATCAATCTTCCACTTCAAAGCATCATGCTGTATAAAACGTTCCAAACTAAATAGTGATGCCAGATGCAGATGGTAGAAAATGCCCGAACCAGAACTGCATATTGAGGAGCTCCTTACTATCTAGGTACCATATTAGCTTTAAAGCAACAAGATAACCTGCAGAAGCTTAATCCAATGCTATGCCACAATCCAAGCTTAATATGCAAGTAGTTTTGCATTGAGCTGAAAATACCTTACATAGGCGTGATAAATTCACTTCGAGTAACTAGTACATTGGTGTATAAGAGATAATCTTGTGATGGCCTAATTACAGTATTGTGCTTTTATAACCAAATATTTTTTCCTTCACAAATGCACTTGCGTGCCTATATAACCATGTTTTGTGCCTTTAGAACATCATCATAATGTCAATTGTCCATATAGTAGGGTACTAGGGTAGGACCATAGGAGAGTGTGTTACCGTTTATTGACCATCTATCAGAATGGAACAAAAACATCTAAGCTTAACAAAGCCAAGCATGCAAGAGGAGTACCTAATGAGGTAGTCTTTCCACCTCCATTCACTCCCACAATCATGATAACTGCCGGCTTTCTGCCATAACGATGAACAACATTGCTCAAATTACAAACAGCAAGCAACAAATGGCACTGAGCAGGAATTCAGGAGAAAGCAGAACCTGAAACCGAGCTGCAGCTCCGGATTGCCGCCTTTGCTCGTCAGCAGTTCAAGAATACACCTTTTCAGCGCTTCCTGCACAATCAACCACCACAGATGACAAAATGAATCATCAGACCAATCACAATGCCGATGTCAATGTACACTAAGAGGAAACTGAAATGACCTTTATCTCAGCCCCAGACTTGAGCTTGCCATCGCGGATTTCCTCGCGTAGAGTGTCCACGATCCGGAACGAAATCTTGGGGCCAAAATCCGACACCAGCAGAGCCTGCGTGCACGAGACCAAGCAGGAAACATTCAAAAAAAACGAAGACAGAAGCAGCGCCGAACAGTGAAGGAGAGAACAGCATGCAGAGCAGTGGAGCAGGGGACGCGCCTCCTCGAGCTCGTCGAGGACGCGGTCGGTGTCGGCGAGGTTCCAGTAGGTGAGGAGCTCGTCGACGACGGAGAGGCTCTCGCGGGTCTTGGAGAAGCCGGAGAAGAGCTTCTCGACGTCGCTCTTGGCCTTCTCCTGGATGAGGCGTCCCAGGCGGGTGAAGAACCCcgcctgccccgccgccgccgcgcaccgcaggagccccgcgcggccgcggcggcggtggccgtagGGGGAGCAGCGCGCggacgtcgccgccggggagaggaaggggatgacgtgGGAGTGTGCCGCCATTGTAGGGATGCCAAGGCTCCGCTCTGGGTGGATAGCGCTTCGCTGCCAAAACGGCAGCCACGCCGCGTTTACTGTCCAGTGGCTACTTCATAGGCCGAAACATTGAGCCCATGGGTTCAAGGCCCATGTAAAGCCCGCTTGTCTCTGAAGGACTATCCTTCACGCTGCGGCCCATGAGGCCCACGATTTCTCCT
Proteins encoded in this window:
- the LOC127765387 gene encoding cell division protein FtsY homolog, chloroplastic, with the protein product MAAHSHVIPFLSPAATSARCSPYGHRRRGRAGLLRCAAAAGQAGFFTRLGRLIQEKAKSDVEKLFSGFSKTRESLSVVDELLTYWNLADTDRVLDELEEALLVSDFGPKISFRIVDTLREEIRDGKLKSGAEIKEALKRCILELLTSKGGNPELQLGFRKPAVIMIVGVNGGGKTTSLGKLAYRFKNEGVKVLMAAGDTFRAAARDQLEVWAERTGSEIVIDNDKKAKPASVLSQAVKRGKREGFDLVLCDTSGRLHTNYGLMEELVSCKKVIAKALPGAPNEILLVLDGTTGLNMLQQAREFNDVVGVTGFVLTKLDGTARGGCVVSVVDELGIPVKFIGVGEGMEDLQPFDAEAFVEAIFP